Proteins found in one Nitratiruptor sp. SB155-2 genomic segment:
- a CDS encoding 50S ribosomal protein L23, protein MADITDIKSIIYTEKSLGLQEEGYVVIQTSEKMTKNQLKAVLKEYFGVTPVKINSLRMKGKTKRFRGVEGKRDNYKKFYVKLPEGASIESLAV, encoded by the coding sequence ATGGCAGATATAACAGATATCAAATCAATCATTTATACTGAAAAGAGTTTGGGCCTTCAAGAAGAGGGATATGTTGTTATCCAAACAAGTGAGAAAATGACAAAGAATCAGCTTAAAGCTGTTTTGAAAGAGTATTTTGGTGTTACTCCTGTAAAAATCAACTCCCTTCGAATGAAAGGGAAGACAAAACGATTTCGAGGAGTAGAAGGAAAAAGAGATAACTATAAAAAATTCTATGTGAAGCTCCCAGAGGGCGCAAGCATAGAAAGTTTAGCGGTGTAA
- a CDS encoding ATP-binding protein: MKAIEYFYENSVTKHTFLPRKLDLTLREKMLLTGPKFCGKYALLQSFIRTYFDQKEVLWIDFDDVRANSVTLDSVQSFINKNAIAAIVLYGWNDHIPLPNTQYLIIASHENISIEGFTHYQLNNLDFEEYLLFEKKTDIKIAFNNFLKNGNYPELSKIDDFKKDKYFQNLLYLTFKEDFEIFKEIAYYQGYTSSVYFLFNRIKERYRISKDRFYALFESWQKNGYIYAIDKYGATRGAKKLFFHDFTIKSRLFTQKEFPKSFENMVFLEIADKKVYYLEPMGLYIPDEERLILPIPFGNEIRIQEKIDQILKRNKIALKKIEVITIGSSFRYSVGDIPCEILPFYAWAVGKE, translated from the coding sequence ATGAAAGCGATTGAATACTTTTATGAAAACAGCGTAACCAAGCATACTTTTCTACCAAGAAAACTGGATCTAACGCTTAGAGAAAAAATGCTTTTGACTGGTCCAAAATTTTGTGGAAAGTATGCACTCTTACAATCCTTTATACGAACCTATTTTGATCAAAAAGAGGTTCTTTGGATTGATTTCGACGATGTCCGTGCCAATAGTGTCACTCTCGATTCAGTTCAATCATTCATCAATAAAAATGCAATTGCAGCTATTGTACTTTATGGTTGGAATGATCATATTCCTTTACCAAACACTCAATATCTCATCATTGCATCTCATGAGAATATTTCCATTGAAGGTTTCACACATTATCAGCTCAATAATCTTGATTTTGAAGAGTATCTACTTTTTGAAAAGAAAACAGATATTAAAATTGCATTCAACAATTTTTTAAAAAATGGAAACTATCCTGAACTTTCCAAAATTGACGACTTCAAAAAGGATAAATATTTTCAAAATCTTCTCTATCTCACTTTCAAAGAGGACTTCGAAATTTTTAAAGAGATTGCTTACTATCAAGGCTACACCTCATCTGTCTATTTTCTTTTTAATCGCATCAAAGAGCGATATCGTATTTCCAAAGATAGATTTTATGCCCTCTTTGAATCGTGGCAGAAGAACGGATACATTTATGCGATAGATAAATATGGAGCCACAAGGGGTGCTAAAAAGCTCTTTTTTCATGACTTTACCATAAAATCAAGACTCTTTACGCAAAAAGAGTTTCCAAAAAGCTTTGAAAACATGGTCTTTTTGGAAATCGCTGATAAAAAAGTTTACTATCTTGAACCAATGGGTCTTTATATTCCAGATGAAGAGCGGCTAATCCTCCCTATTCCTTTCGGAAATGAAATCAGGATCCAAGAAAAAATTGATCAAATCCTAAAAAGGAACAAAATAGCCCTTAAAAAAATAGAAGTTATAACTATAGGAAGCAGTTTTCGATATAGTGTTGGGGATATTCCATGTGAAATTCTGCCCTTTTATGCATGGGCTGTGGGGAAAGAGTGA
- the rplD gene encoding 50S ribosomal protein L4, whose amino-acid sequence MSKAVVLNENFEKASEVALPEHFQGINPHNLYLYAKAYAANLRANNAHTKSRGEVSGGGRKPWQQKGRGGARAGSIRSPLFVGGGVAFGPKNTKNYTQKVNKKQKRKALEFALNEKGEQGALFIVDSIAVESGKTKDAAAIVNKIGARDVLVVKENIDEKTFLAFRNLPNAYLIEPNELNAYLAAAFRAVVIERPVWEKIVKEG is encoded by the coding sequence ATGAGTAAAGCAGTAGTTTTAAATGAAAATTTTGAAAAAGCTAGTGAAGTAGCACTTCCTGAGCATTTTCAAGGAATCAACCCACACAACCTTTATCTCTATGCCAAAGCGTATGCCGCGAATTTGAGAGCAAACAATGCGCATACGAAAAGCAGAGGCGAAGTGAGTGGTGGTGGACGAAAGCCTTGGCAGCAAAAAGGTCGAGGTGGTGCACGAGCCGGATCGATCCGATCACCTTTGTTTGTTGGTGGTGGCGTTGCATTTGGTCCGAAAAACACCAAAAACTACACACAAAAAGTGAACAAAAAGCAAAAAAGAAAAGCGCTTGAATTTGCACTCAATGAAAAAGGTGAACAAGGTGCACTATTTATCGTGGATTCTATTGCAGTAGAGTCTGGAAAAACAAAAGATGCAGCGGCAATAGTAAATAAAATCGGTGCACGAGATGTCTTGGTAGTAAAAGAGAATATCGATGAAAAAACGTTTTTGGCATTTCGAAACCTGCCAAATGCATATTTGATCGAACCGAACGAACTGAATGCGTATCTTGCAGCTGCTTTTAGAGCTGTAGTGATCGAAAGACCAGTTTGGGAAAAAATCGTAAAAGAGGGCTAA
- the rpsJ gene encoding 30S ribosomal protein S10, with amino-acid sequence MEKIRLKLRAYDHRVLDRSVSAIVEAVKRTGAEIRGPIPLPTKIRRYTVLRSPHINKDSREQFEIRIHSRLIDIVSATPDTVDSLMKLDLAPEVDVEVRSMGE; translated from the coding sequence ATGGAAAAGATTCGACTTAAGCTTCGTGCTTACGATCACCGGGTTTTAGATAGAAGTGTCTCAGCTATCGTTGAGGCTGTGAAGCGAACGGGAGCAGAGATCAGAGGTCCGATTCCCTTACCTACAAAAATTAGAAGATATACGGTTCTTAGATCACCACATATCAACAAAGATTCAAGAGAACAGTTTGAGATAAGAATTCACTCACGACTTATTGATATCGTTTCGGCAACGCCTGATACAGTCGATTCGTTAATGAAACTCGACTTGGCGCCAGAAGTGGATGTCGAAGTACGGTCAATGGGTGAATAA
- the rplC gene encoding 50S ribosomal protein L3, translated as MEYIVEKIGMSRTISVPSVPVTLLKVKEAKVCELLEGGKAIVAYSQGKKRNKAIEGQQKKYGLSPEFNRFIKLKVTNTEAGDLDVTPLSEAKRIKTSFNSKGRGFSGVVKRWNFGGGPDSHGSRFHRAPGSVGMCEWPGRIMPGQKMPGQYGNKKVTVQNEVVSFDPENMILVVKGSIPGPNGALGKVRIVK; from the coding sequence ATGGAATATATCGTAGAAAAAATTGGAATGAGCAGAACCATTTCGGTTCCAAGTGTTCCTGTAACACTTTTAAAGGTAAAAGAAGCAAAAGTTTGTGAACTTTTGGAAGGTGGGAAGGCAATCGTTGCATATTCTCAAGGCAAAAAACGAAACAAAGCGATCGAAGGGCAACAGAAAAAATATGGATTAAGCCCAGAATTTAACAGATTTATAAAATTGAAAGTTACCAATACAGAAGCTGGCGATCTTGATGTGACACCACTCAGTGAAGCGAAAAGAATCAAAACAAGCTTCAACTCAAAAGGTCGAGGTTTCAGCGGTGTTGTAAAACGATGGAATTTCGGTGGTGGTCCAGATAGCCACGGTTCACGATTTCACAGAGCACCAGGTTCTGTGGGTATGTGTGAATGGCCTGGACGAATTATGCCAGGACAAAAGATGCCAGGACAGTACGGAAACAAAAAAGTGACTGTTCAAAATGAAGTTGTTAGTTTTGATCCAGAGAATATGATTTTGGTGGTAAAAGGTTCGATCCCTGGACCTAACGGAGCACTTGGTAAAGTAAGGATTGTGAAATGA